In the Pseudorasbora parva isolate DD20220531a chromosome 23, ASM2467924v1, whole genome shotgun sequence genome, one interval contains:
- the wdr45 gene encoding WD repeat domain phosphoinositide-interacting protein 4, with the protein MAQQRGVNSLQFNQDQSCFCCAMETGVRIYNVEPLMEKGHLDHEQVGSIALCSMLHRSNLLAVVGGGVNPKFSEISVLIWDDAQEVRDPKDKLVLEFTFTKPVLAVRMRHDKIIIVLKNRIYVYSFPDNPVKLFEFDTRDNPKGLCDLCPSLEKQLVVFPGHKCGSLQLVELSNTKPGTSSAPFTINAHQSEIACLALNQLGSVVASASRKGTLIRLFDTTTRDKLVELRRGTDPATLYCINFSHDSSFLCASSDKGTVHIFALKDTKLNRRSALARVGKVGPVIGQYVDSQWSLANFTVPAECACICAFGKNTSKNVNSVIAICVDGTFHKYVFTPDGNCNREAFDVYLDICDDDDF; encoded by the exons ATGGCCCAGCAGAGAGGAGTCAACAGCCTTCAGTTCAACCAGGACCAGA GTTGTTTCTGCTGTGCCATGGAAACAGGTGTTCGCATTTATAATGTGGAACCTTTAATGGAAAAAGGCCATTTAg ATCATGAGCAGGTGGGCAGCATTGCCCTGTGTTCAATGCTTCATCGATCAAACCTCTTGGCTGTAGTGGGAGGCGGCGTCAACCCCAAATTCTCTGAGATCTCAG TGTTAATATGGGATGATGCTCAGGAAGTCCGAGACCCTAAGGACAAATTAGTTCTTGAGTTCACATTCACCAAACCAGTGCTTGCTGTGCGCATGAGACACGATAA AATCATCATTGTCCTGAAAAACAGGATCTATGTTTATAGTTTCCCAGACAACCCTGTCAAGCTTTTTGAGTTTGACACTCGAGATAACCCAAAAG GTTTGTGTGACCTTTGTCCTAGTTTGGAAAAGCAGTTGGTGGTTTTCCCCGGACACAAATGTGGCAGTCTACAATTAGTG GAACTTTCCAACACAAAACCTGGCACATCTTCTGCCCCTTTCACTATCAACGCCCACCAAAGTGAAATCGCCTGCCTGGCACTGAACCAGCTGGGCAGCGTGGTTGCGTCGGCCTCCAGAAAGGGCACGCTGATCCGCCTGTTTGACACTACAACACGAGACAAGCTAGTGGAACTACGAAGAGGAACTGACCCTGCTACACTCTACTG TATTAATTTCAGCCATGACTCATCCTTTCTGTGTGCTTCAAGCGACAAGGGAACTGTGCACATATTTGCTCTGAAAGACACCAAACTGAACCGTCGCTCTGC ATTGGCACGTGTAGGAAAGGTGGGTCCGGTCATCGGACAGTACGTGGACAGTCAGTGGTCTCTGGCGAATTTCACGGTGCCGGCTGAGTGCGCTTGCATCTGTGCCTTTGGGAAGAACACCTCCAAAAACGTCAACTCTGTCATTg CCATATGTGTTGATGGGACATTCCACAAGTACGTCTTCACCCCTGATGGAAACTGCAACCGCGAGGCTTTCGACGTGTATCTGGACATTTGCGATGATGATGATTTCTAA